The genomic stretch GAAGTTAACAACATAAATAATAGCATAAATCGCCCATGCTGTTTATGGACATTTTCAACCCTGTATTCGTTTCAATACACAATGATTGTATTTATTAATCCTAGCTTTCTCAATTGACGGTGCTAACACAAATAAAATACTGCTCTGTGGGGAGAAAATATGGCACAAAGAGCACGAAACTTATTCGTTTTCATTATATGTTGTTTTGATTAAATTCCGTATTGATTTAATGCGATTGCATAATTATTTGTGCTTTTGAAATGTATACAAAAAGTATCACAACAATAATGGAAGGACAAAATTAGGAGGAAAGTACATGTCCAAATGGATATGGAAAAAAATCAACACACATGCCTACGTAATTTGAGTTGGGTATATACACTAGATAATTTGTTTTCCAACTCGGATATCTGTCTTTACCGTCAGAATATCGCCTGAATTATATGCCTTCtaattgtattatttatattcatCGTTCTTTCTTGACcgtcaaaatatttcataaattgtcAGTTAAATGTGTTTTCTGAAGAATTGATATGATATTGTTATAGGAATGCGATAATATGTGTAAatctaattaggtctttccacttttcagtggaaagacctattgtttttcttcttctgattattttttttcttccgcctaattttgttcttgcgataaatatttgtttcgcaatatgtcgcttagatatttggtatatgatatcgaacagtttatgcgcttttgaaatttaccctgcgtaaccgaatacttttctttgtaggagttatctccccaaacactgttttccttgtgtccactacccttcgcaaccgtaaaattgctcgttatatccttcgcatgatttttCCTATTTTGACTGAAgcgatatgaacgctccatatgagagttatttccccttatgcatttgatataagtgatatgcatttctatcttgtaaaccataagtgatagagacctaggatcttttgatttgaggtccttggtgcaaaaaaatgaaaatcaggtcaaggtcatattctaatttttgatgaatttggcttatttccactcatttccagaaaccgtataagttatcgacaaattattttttctgaattgttagttgcaacatgtcgtaacacgtaaattttgattgcaaagGTACGTTGaatgttgaattaaaaaataCGTGTATGGTggtataactcattaaccaaacataatTAAGACCtctggtcttttgatttgaggtccttggtttatgaccttgaaattgaccTCAAGgtcttagcttaatttgacgttcttgattttgacctttgcttttacctcatatgtatacatgatgaagacatgagacttttggcaaaaggtatcaaaccatttaaccttgaaaagaacaaccggaagtgaccttgtgtaaaccggaagtaggtattttttgtactttattaatataaaagtatatagaaccagatatttttggaatcagtgtcaattaaatgtttaaatattatcgaaagtaacatttttcaaaccggaagtaacaaattatctcccttatttaaaaaaatattgtatagaaaccatatatttttttaatcagcgtacaataagctatcatttgacgattgaaatgacactttaaacttaattttataactttcgtattaaaatacattgtttttggtggaaagagaacaattggtttttaattattgcTGAATTTATGTCTAATTGTTCAGAACAAACTCGCatttaaaataaactcatcatagataccaggagagaaattttatattaacgccagacgcgcgtttcgtcttcaaaagacttatCAATGACGCTGgaataaaaacaatgttaaaagggccaaataaagtacgaagttgaagagcattgaggaccaaaaaatcctaaaagttttgacaaatacagctaaggtagtatattcctgaggtagaaaagccttagtattttaaaaattcaaagttttgttaacagttaatttataattatgaacatatcaatgatatttattCATATGCTACTTATTTTTGCGCTACTAAAGCTGCATGCCTCCAGACGTCTGTCGGAATTATTATGGTATTGGGTTGTTGTTTTATTGACGTTATATTCAAATGaatatttattcatataatatttacaaatgcaagagggacgaaagataccaaagggacagtcaaactcataaatctaaaacaaaggTTACAGCATTGTGTTGAATTGCTTACAAGAATGATGCAACAGGAATCTAGCTGTAAGttacaaattaaagaatacaaaCAAACAGAGAATTAATAATTGAATAATGGcgttttacaatattttacattCAGGATATTTTTAAATGGCAGTTGGTACCTGTTTGAAGCGACtacaaatgtaatatatatgttgatacaatgtacaatgtatggTTGTCTTTTTTTACTGCAACACAAATATTCCATAGGGAATATTTAAGGtttaaaaactaaatttttaACAGAGAAAAGATGACGTAGAAATTCCTAGGAACTGTTAGTATTATTTGTGTCGTAAAGACAACTCTATGGAACAAATTATCACAAACAAGGTGTTCTACGGTTAATGACTCTATATCACAGGTGAATATAGGGTCAACGaaatttttaatgattatttgtaGCCTTAAGCTATGTGTtggtttgaaatttatttactttaatgtctAAGTTCTTGTCTAATACAAATGTATAGATAGTCAGGCCATAAAgcctacatgtatacattgtgTGTAAGCGTTATTGTAGACTATGCACACTCGTTCACACTCAGGTCTAGAAATATAtgcaatacaattattttgtaatagtatgaaattaaaacatttaaaacaagtttaaaataaaaagtttacgAGAGAACTatgctgaaataataaaacaaaggcTTAAGATAAGGCGGAAAAGCATGTCCATATACAGTCTCTCATGAAATAATTTGTATGTTATtgaactcatttttttttcattgactgTGACTTTACATTAAGAAAAATATggaacaaaattaagaaaatgaaaCAGCTGAAATGTGATTGACGGGTGGATGCCAGTTAAATATGACTTTTAATAAGACAAAACTCAGATGAGGTTCTTCCTAAGACTACAGTTTACGCGTCATCAGTATACAATGATAATATATCAATACCACCTTTTCGACTGAACAGTTCAATTAAATTTGTAATTATATAGTATTGGATATTTCTGACAGATTACTTCTcgagataagaaaaaaaaaatatttgtatcgaTATTCTGACTATTCAGGTTTGGAGTGCTCGGGAATATtcctaaataatatatatatgtgtagcATACAAatctaaatatacaaaatatactgTTCAACGTGTGCATCTTCTATCAAAACAACATGTTTGATAACCTAATCATCAGGCATATTGTTTCTTTTTCATCAATTTCCCCACACAAATGCATCTTGAGGGTCAATGATATGTCAATCGTACCAATGCTTGATCaagatattttttgataaaattgataatctattttttgtcaattttcggCGGATGTATTATGAACAAATTTATAATCTTCTCAGCATGTTTTCTTTAACTAACATTAAACATGCTGTGGTATTGTATTACGAGTGTGGAGACACTGGTACAAACGTGTGTATCATTTCCGATTTTCGTATAGATTCACATTGATCTCAGCGATCACATGCTTCTACAGTGAAGTAagatttatttcatattatttaaATTCAACAGGAACATAAGCATGAAAATATTAACACACGATTGTTCAATATTTCCTTTTAAGTTATCAAATAAAACTTCTTTTAGAGATACTAAAGAAGATTTACTGTATATGTATAGATAATAAAGATGATCTCCTTTAAAAAAGATAAAGCGGTCGAAGatttaaaaaggggatatttatATAGTCAATCTCGTGAAAGTATATTTGTGCTTTTTAAGGTGAACTGTCACATATTAATTCAATTATGAAAAAGaagtttatatataaacaaaacaatagtGTTGGGGCAATGACCTATTGGACTTATCTAAAACAAAAGATGTGTCCTTCCTTTAACCTTGAACATGCACTGATTATAGGACAgatatgtttaaaatttgtaattgcactttcatattttattttgttttatttactacATCCGTCACTGTAACATGATCGCTTGATGTCCTGTCAAGTGTCAAAAACTACACtatgtatttaaaaaagaaatctatgaataTTCACTACATTTTTTTCCCTGTAATTACtatgttgttttaaataaaagtgtacattgataaattttaatacGCTAAAACATGTACACAAATATCAAGCTATTGTCAAATTGTTAATTTCGAATAAACAATAAAAGTATACAACCTCATTCTGGGAGCGACAAAATTGAATAGAAAaacgaaaacaaatgaataaaaaggGACACCTTTAGAGATTAAGGTTgacaaattataaaatgtattcaTCACTGATTTACCAAATGAATACGATCTGTGTCTCAACTCACGTGAAACATATTTTCACGATCTTCATTCTTCATAAACATGTTCTAATACAGTCAATTCATCTAAAATTCTCCCATTGTGtcctattcccgattgtgacatttttactAATTAGAAATTCACATGCGGCAGATGCATGCATAACAGTAGAGCATTGTTTAGCCAACGCAACCGGCAACACTCAGTGTGTGCTTGATAGTTTTCTGTTTATCGATTTATAAGACATAGACATCGGTAAAATGATGTTGCTTTAACTTACATCTTTGTGTACAGTATGAATATATGTACCTTATATGTACCTTCAATCGGTTCATAGATTAACATAATATTTTCGGTTAAATAACAAAGTAATAGACTTAACTTGACATGTTTAGCATTTGACataatttcttcatttaaatgtGTAATACAGGTCAGGTTTTGAATAGTATTTTattatgaatgttttttttttaaattgttcaatcttgaagtacaaattataaataacatgaACTATCAATCAACCTCTCAATGTTCCGCAGACACATCAAAAAAGATTTTAATATCATCATGTgatcattgaaataaacaaaaacaaaatataaggaGATAACTTTACTTGGAAGGTCAACGTcgcaatacaaaaacaaatagttgAAAGGAAATTGATAACACCATGATCAAACGAAACgcagcaaaaataaaataaaagtaattgaCATGTATTCTTCATTGTTCTCCTCAGCCAATTTAATTGCTGGCAGCATTACCCCAACCATTAACCGAGAGATTAAGCCATTAACAAACATTCCTTTACTTGTTTAAAAAGAAGGACAGAAATCATAACTATTTGATGGGGTTCACATGTTTTACAAAgttatcatatgtgaaacggaaACCTTTTTTTCTGTAATTGGCTGTTACAATGacatttcaattacttttttcaacaaatatttaaCTGCAACCAGGTTTGGGTAGTATAACGtttgatacaaaaattacaaatggtTTATTGCGAATAAAAATTATGACGACTAATTCGTTAATTGTTGTTTACAtgtttgcatttattattgcaatttttgaaaaaaatctgctATAGATTTTGCAACACCTGAGGTCATCtccagtttttggtagggttcttgttgcttagtgtatagttttctatgttgtgtcttgtgtagtaTAATTTgcctatttattttctttttgtttttgctCTTGTCATGCTTGTAGCATTGTCGTTGTCATcaatgagtttgattgttcctctgGTATATTTCTCCAATCTGTAAAAATGGTAGAAAATGCAAGATTAATTATTGCTATTTTCGAAACGTACAGTTGTGTATATCGAATATGAGAATGaaagttcttattattgcaaaACTCACAAACATTGTTAGAAAACAGAAATTTGTTtgcaaaaattatcaaataagaATGCATTCATATATAGCTTCGTCGTTTTGTTGGTATCCTTTTCCTTTATGTGGACTGCAAAGTAGACACAAACagctgtaaaatattttttttagtaatttgaaCATAACTCctaccaggttcaatccaccattttctagataagaaaatgcctgtaccaagtcaggaatatgacagttgttatccattcatttgatgtgtttgaacctTTGAATTTGctatttgattggggactttccttttttaattttcctcggagttcagtatttttgtgattttactttttacttcaaACAGCAGATGCAGGATACcagtagaatatatatattacaatgttgattaaaaatatcatttgacttggtatacatttttcatttccgGGCCTTTTATAATCTACTATGTTTTGATGTTGCTTAGTTTTGAAGACAGCAAAACAACTATATATatgtgcaagcgtcttaactgatgttcggtttgccttttttattgtataaatttcaagatttagtaaaagtttaatctaagaagacttaaagatgattcatttaacatcagaatctgactgacgaaggatatctgttatccgaaatatttataaataattacatttatagttcctttttatatcattggtgttgttatgtacactttttaggcgtttatataatttattttattgtgtacatgtatcgttacttgtaacgatccagctcccacgtgggaaaaatcgttgactattattcagacgtttgatatatatttttattcttagtCTGTATCGAGTGATTTATCTCGCGATCCGATTTTTCTTACAGCCTTACCATCAGGCAAACtatgtctttttttaaaaagcttaGAGCTTTGAGTCTTAAAATAGTTAAAACCGAACACcatgtatcaaatttaaaatcTTATCTATCTCAGGGTATCGTTCCGATTGGGCTTATTTTGAAAGCCTCACCCCTTACCACCGGTGAAAAATCTATCAGATTTATGGATAGATGGAATAATATTCTCCACAGTAGTTCCGTGAAATTGATGGATCTATTACACGCTGAGGCGtctcataaacatttaaatttacaaACTAGTTATAACCATCTTTACAATAAAGCATGCCAAGAACTTTCCGGTCCTGAATTGCTCACCATCAACGAGCGCCTCCATGACATCATGCGCATTGAATCCCggaaattacacaaaaaacaaGTTATTAAATTTAAACGAGACGGCGTACTTTTAGACACTGTTGTTAGAGAGCAGACCACCTTAACTCTCAATCGTACCATCAGAACCGGAAACAAAATCCCGGAATCGCCGATTCAAGAGAAAAAAACAAGGCTGCATGAACTCTACAAACACTGTAGTCAATTTGTCTTCAGTAGCTTTGTCGGAGACCGAAACTAAGGTACTGTCAAAAGGTCTTAATTTTTGTCCCACGCCGGGCAAAATAGATTCTATACTTTTGGAAGATGACCTAGACACGTTAGCAAGATCCCTCAGAATCAAGGAATATTTTTCTAAGGACACCACAAAAAGTTCCACTGATAGTGACACAAGTGATCTCGACTCAGATGACGACCAAGAAGATGTCGATATTCCCAGATTCAGGAAAAAAAGTTCATGGATTCCTAAACCCAGTAAATGTGCTACTTTAGAACATattattgacaaaattaaatcCGACGTAACACATCTGTCCACTGCTACTTCCCAAACATTCAACAATTTATCTTCTGAAGAAAACGAAGCTGTGCGGTTACTTAAAAATAGAGACGACATTATAATTAAACCAGCAGATAAAGGTAGCGCTGTTGTCGTCATGGACAGATGTGACTACATTCAAGAGGCGGAACGTCAACTCTCTGATGAGAGATTCTATAAGAAATTAGACTCTGACCCCACCCCTCAATTTAACAAAGAGATCACCACAAACCTGAAAAACATGTGTGAACAGGGACATATTGATGAAAccacatttaaatatctaaaaccGGAAAAATCAAAGCCGGGGCGTTTCTATCTTCTGCCCAAAATACATAAAGTCAATAATCCAGGTAGACCAATTGTTTCCGCCAATGACCACCCTACAGAGAAAATATCAGAATTTATTGACTTTCATCTCCGACCACACGTAGAAAATTTACCATCatatatacaagacacaacacattatcttaaaaaaatgGAATCTTTGAACCCTCTCCCACCTGAAACGATCCTTGTCTCGCTTGATGTTACCTCCCTCTATACTAATATCCCCCATGATGATGGTATTGAAGCCTGTAGGGAAGTCTGGAACTCTCGTAACACCTTACATCCACCAACTGAATGTCTCATCCAGCTTCTAACTTTGGTTTTAAAATTCAATAACTTCACATTCAATGGTGAACACTTCCTCCAAGTTAATGGAACAGCAATGGGAACAAAGATGGCCCCGTcttatgccaatatttttatggGGAAATTAGAACAGAGAATTCTCAATTCTTTTCTTTATCAACCCCTCTCTTGGTTCCGATTTATTGACGATATTGACATGAAGTGGGATAATACTGAACAAGAACTagatttgtttattcaacatGCCAACGATGCCCATCcctcaataaaattcacatatgaaatctctgactctaagatcacatttcttgacactacaacgcaagtgagggatggaaacatatttacagatctgtattgcaagcccacagacaaacatcaatatctgTCTCCTTCAAGTTGTCACCCTAAACATTGCACCAAGAGCATTCCCTACAGCCAGGCCATACGAATAAAAAGGATTTGCTCCACCAACGATGTTGCCAAAAAACGACTACAAGAACTTCGCGGTCACCTAAAACATCGAGGCTACAAAAGGaaagacattgataaaggtttttctcgtgctagcaacatcagccgagatgaacttttacaatataaagtcaaaaaggtcaacaggagggtgccttttgtgttgacttacaatccaaaatttgacaacttgTCTCACCTTATCCGCGAAAGTTGGAAAGATATCGAAAATCATCctaaactatccaagatctttcccgagccacctgtactggctttccgcaggcccaaaagccttaaagacttgctggtgagagctgagttatcctctcaagcaggctcTTCGTCAGTGGGCTCTTGTAAGGGTTGtggaaacaaacgatgtctgacttgcaaacaaatactggatacccagacttttaacagtcactccactggtacagaatacaacatattttgtaatgttaattgcAAAACtacaaatgttgtgtatctcctacagtgtaaatgtggtaaacagtatgtaggcgagtcagaacagccgtttcacaaacgaatgaacggacaTCGTAGCCactaccaatgcaagccagacctccctcttagtcgacatttgagatcccctggccacactaaggcagatctcaatcgactgaccattactatcattgaccacaactctgcttggtctagggaggatagacttactcgggaaagatatatatatatatatatgctttcaTATGTATCTTTTGGTCTCtgttggatagttttctcattgcaGTCATTAAACATTTTCTTATCTAAACATTAATGGAATAGATAATCGGACACGTAGTATGAAAATATTATGATACAGATTGATTTGATTTTCAGAACCAAGGGATAACCAGAAATTAACATGTCTAATAATAAAGCTTTCCAAGTTGTAAgcattaatttatatttcatCAAAGATGGATTAGCACTCTGTATATGAATTAGACATGTCAGCTAAAAATAGGGGAAATTCATTATTTATTCCAAATTCAGATccatttttttggtaaataaggagttaaaataataaataagaattattaaaataaattattcataaatACATATGATATATGAGATATCACTTATTCAAAGTCAACGTATCTATGCAACCAAAG from Mytilus edulis chromosome 7, xbMytEdul2.2, whole genome shotgun sequence encodes the following:
- the LOC139483331 gene encoding uncharacterized protein, which codes for MNSTNTVVNLSSVALSETETKVLSKGLNFCPTPGKIDSILLEDDLDTLARSLRIKEYFSKDTTKSSTDSDTSDLDSDDDQEDVDIPRFRKKSSWIPKPSKCATLEHIIDKIKSDVTHLSTATSQTFNNLSSEENEAVRLLKNRDDIIIKPADKGSAVVVMDRCDYIQEAERQLSDERFYKKLDSDPTPQFNKEITTNLKNMCEQGHIDETTFKYLKPEKSKPGRFYLLPKIHKVNNPGRPIVSANDHPTEKISEFIDFHLRPHVENLPSYIQDTTHYLKKMESLNPLPPETILVSLDVTSLYTNIPHDDGIEACREVWNSRNTLHPPTECLIQLLTLVLKFNNFTFNGEHFLQVNGTAMGTKMAPSYANIFMGKLEQRILNSFLYQPLSWFRFIDDIDMKWDNTEQELDLFIQHANDAHPSIKFTYEISDSKITFLDTTTQVRDGNIFTDLYCKPTDKHQYLSPSSCHPKHCTKSIPYSQAIRIKRICSTNDVAKKRLQELRGHLKHRGYKRKDIDKGFSRASNISRDELLQYKVKKVNRRVPFVLTYNPKFDNLSHLIRESWKDIENHPKLSKIFPEPPVLAFRRPKSLKDLLVRAELSSQAGSSSVGSCKGCGNKRCLTCKQILDTQTFNSHSTGTEYNIFCNVNCKTTNVVYLLQCKCGKQTKG